In the genome of Neofelis nebulosa isolate mNeoNeb1 chromosome 8, mNeoNeb1.pri, whole genome shotgun sequence, one region contains:
- the PRIM1 gene encoding DNA primase small subunit isoform X1 has product METFDPAELPELLKLYYRRLFPYAQYYRWLNYGGGDGSRERMTKNYFQHREFSFTLKDDIYIRYQSFNNQSDLEKEMQKMNPYKIDIGAVYSHRPNQHNTVKLGAFQAQEKELVFDIDMTDYDDVRRCCSSADICSKCWTLMTMAIRIIDRALKEDFGFKHRLWVYSGRRGVHCWVCDESVRKLSSAVRSGIVEYLSLVKGGQDVKKKVHLSEKIHPFVRKSINIIKKYFEDYALVDQDILENKESWDKILALVPETIHEKLQQNFQKHHNSLQRWEYLKKTISSQDNTKNDKCGPWLEWEIMLQYCFPRLDINVSKGINHLLKSPFSVHPKTGRISVPIDVQKVDQFDPFTVPTISSICRELDTISTNEGKRNEAESDIKHRTRDYKKTSLAPYIKVFEQFLENLDKSRKGELLKKSDLQKDF; this is encoded by the exons ATGGAGACGTTTGACCCCGCCGAGCTGCCGGAGCTTCTTAAACTTTATTACCGGAGGCTTTTTCCCTACGCCCAATACTATCGCTGGCTCAACTATGGTGGAGGTGATGGAAGCCGGGAGCGGA TGACAAAGAATTACTTTCAACACCGTGAATTTTCATTCACATTGAAAGATGATATTTACATTCGCTACCAATCCTTCAACAACCAGAGTGATCTGGAAAAGGAGATGCAGAAAATGAATCCATACAAGATTGATATAGGCGCAGTATACTCCCACAGA CCCAATCAACACAATACAGTGAAGCTGGGAGCTTTCCAGGCTCAGGAAAAAGAATTGGTGTTTGACATTGACATGACAGACTATGACGACGTGAGGAGATGTTGTAG TTCTGCAGACATATGTTCTAAGTGCTGGACCCTCATGACGATGGCCATACGCATAATCGACCGAGCACTGAAGG AGGACTTTGGATTTAAGCATCGTCTCTGGGTATATTCTGGAAGGAGAGGTGTTCATTGTTGGGTCTGTGATGAATCAGTTAGAAAATTGTCCTCTGCAGTACGTTCTGGGATAGTTGAGTATTTGAGTCTTGTAAAG GGTGGTCAAGACGTTAAAAAGAAAGTCCACCTAAGTGAAAAAATTCACCCTTTTGTCAG AAAAtctataaacataataaaaaaatactttgaagacTATGCCTTAGTTGATCAAGAtattcttgaaaataaagaaagctgGGATAAGATCTTAGCCCTTGTTCCTGAAA CAATTCATGAGAAACTTCaacaaaacttccaaaagcatcaCAATTCACTTCAGCGTTGGGAGTACTTGAAGAAAACCATCAGCTCTCAG GATAATACCAAAAACGACAAATGTGGACCCTGGCTTGAATGGGAGATCATGCTCCAGTACTGTTTTCCACGGCTGGATATCAATGTTAGCAAAGGAATCAATCATTTACTGAAGAGCCCTTTTAGTGTTCATCCTAAAACAG GTCGCATTTCTGTGCCTATCGATGTACAGAAAGTGGACCAGTTTGATCCATTTACTGTTCCAACCATAAG CTCCATCTGCCGTGAACTGGATACCATTTCCACtaatgagggaaagagaaatgaagctgAATCTGATATCAAACATAGAACCAGAG
- the PRIM1 gene encoding DNA primase small subunit isoform X2, whose amino-acid sequence METFDPAELPELLKLYYRRLFPYAQYYRWLNYGGVTKNYFQHREFSFTLKDDIYIRYQSFNNQSDLEKEMQKMNPYKIDIGAVYSHRPNQHNTVKLGAFQAQEKELVFDIDMTDYDDVRRCCSSADICSKCWTLMTMAIRIIDRALKEDFGFKHRLWVYSGRRGVHCWVCDESVRKLSSAVRSGIVEYLSLVKGGQDVKKKVHLSEKIHPFVRKSINIIKKYFEDYALVDQDILENKESWDKILALVPETIHEKLQQNFQKHHNSLQRWEYLKKTISSQDNTKNDKCGPWLEWEIMLQYCFPRLDINVSKGINHLLKSPFSVHPKTGRISVPIDVQKVDQFDPFTVPTISSICRELDTISTNEGKRNEAESDIKHRTRDYKKTSLAPYIKVFEQFLENLDKSRKGELLKKSDLQKDF is encoded by the exons ATGGAGACGTTTGACCCCGCCGAGCTGCCGGAGCTTCTTAAACTTTATTACCGGAGGCTTTTTCCCTACGCCCAATACTATCGCTGGCTCAACTATGGTGGAG TGACAAAGAATTACTTTCAACACCGTGAATTTTCATTCACATTGAAAGATGATATTTACATTCGCTACCAATCCTTCAACAACCAGAGTGATCTGGAAAAGGAGATGCAGAAAATGAATCCATACAAGATTGATATAGGCGCAGTATACTCCCACAGA CCCAATCAACACAATACAGTGAAGCTGGGAGCTTTCCAGGCTCAGGAAAAAGAATTGGTGTTTGACATTGACATGACAGACTATGACGACGTGAGGAGATGTTGTAG TTCTGCAGACATATGTTCTAAGTGCTGGACCCTCATGACGATGGCCATACGCATAATCGACCGAGCACTGAAGG AGGACTTTGGATTTAAGCATCGTCTCTGGGTATATTCTGGAAGGAGAGGTGTTCATTGTTGGGTCTGTGATGAATCAGTTAGAAAATTGTCCTCTGCAGTACGTTCTGGGATAGTTGAGTATTTGAGTCTTGTAAAG GGTGGTCAAGACGTTAAAAAGAAAGTCCACCTAAGTGAAAAAATTCACCCTTTTGTCAG AAAAtctataaacataataaaaaaatactttgaagacTATGCCTTAGTTGATCAAGAtattcttgaaaataaagaaagctgGGATAAGATCTTAGCCCTTGTTCCTGAAA CAATTCATGAGAAACTTCaacaaaacttccaaaagcatcaCAATTCACTTCAGCGTTGGGAGTACTTGAAGAAAACCATCAGCTCTCAG GATAATACCAAAAACGACAAATGTGGACCCTGGCTTGAATGGGAGATCATGCTCCAGTACTGTTTTCCACGGCTGGATATCAATGTTAGCAAAGGAATCAATCATTTACTGAAGAGCCCTTTTAGTGTTCATCCTAAAACAG GTCGCATTTCTGTGCCTATCGATGTACAGAAAGTGGACCAGTTTGATCCATTTACTGTTCCAACCATAAG CTCCATCTGCCGTGAACTGGATACCATTTCCACtaatgagggaaagagaaatgaagctgAATCTGATATCAAACATAGAACCAGAG